A single window of Rubripirellula lacrimiformis DNA harbors:
- a CDS encoding acyltransferase family protein, with translation MPPTDQPVMGSIGNSGSETTFAGLDLVRAAAAIAVVALHAGVPYLKHPMPGLGWTVQDTPSEAVDFAFWSLELIVMPLFLVIAGFFTWRSLGRSQPSGVVRSRAKRLLIPLLFGMLVVLPLDLYLWVLGWVTDGAVPMVKMKSLKFDGSIDRNLWGLSHLWFLPYLFTYVAILAAAKAAWDRWGQRTAKFGQGMLRQIQPGSRTIDSICIAALAGAASIVLIFRPEVVWGFQHAFLPVASKWTYHAIFFALGVSLAWNDPQLDGLKRWAPRLAIPTLMMGFATIRLGQWQLLAVDPSPISVDLSSQMVSMQIEGEYLFRSNLSHAITAVMTATTAVLATLVIMGLAMRHVLSVSTAVKYVAAASFWIYLVHHPILGLAHIDLKWFATGFSPVAKMIFAATISVAFSIATYEGLVRRTRLGKILGFQYSLPSERSDAATGQQLAESEIENSPTIRRDEDESDATISIPWGRGSLNPGTQESGAMDPDSTNSDDSTAAPGHGSGVGLPIRRSQNIPPRRAA, from the coding sequence ATGCCTCCAACCGACCAGCCCGTCATGGGATCCATCGGAAACTCTGGTTCCGAGACGACGTTCGCCGGCTTGGACCTCGTTCGGGCTGCCGCTGCGATCGCGGTCGTGGCACTTCATGCCGGCGTTCCGTACCTGAAACATCCCATGCCAGGGCTCGGTTGGACCGTGCAGGACACGCCCAGCGAAGCCGTCGATTTTGCGTTCTGGTCGCTAGAACTGATCGTGATGCCACTGTTCCTGGTGATCGCCGGCTTTTTCACTTGGCGTTCGCTCGGCCGCAGCCAACCGTCGGGGGTCGTCCGATCGCGAGCCAAACGTCTGCTGATCCCGCTGCTGTTCGGAATGCTGGTCGTCTTGCCACTGGACCTGTACCTGTGGGTGCTGGGGTGGGTGACCGATGGTGCGGTCCCGATGGTGAAAATGAAGAGCCTAAAATTCGACGGATCGATTGATCGAAATCTGTGGGGACTCAGCCATCTGTGGTTCCTGCCGTATCTGTTCACCTACGTCGCGATCCTGGCTGCCGCCAAAGCAGCCTGGGATCGGTGGGGGCAGCGGACCGCCAAGTTCGGGCAGGGCATGCTGCGGCAAATCCAGCCTGGTTCACGAACCATCGATTCGATCTGTATCGCCGCCCTGGCCGGAGCCGCCAGCATCGTGCTGATCTTCCGCCCGGAAGTGGTTTGGGGGTTCCAGCACGCGTTTCTGCCCGTGGCCAGCAAATGGACCTACCACGCGATCTTCTTCGCACTGGGTGTCTCGTTGGCCTGGAACGATCCGCAACTCGACGGCCTAAAACGCTGGGCACCCCGGCTGGCCATCCCCACATTGATGATGGGATTTGCCACGATCCGTCTGGGCCAATGGCAATTGCTGGCCGTCGATCCATCACCGATTTCCGTCGATCTGTCGTCGCAGATGGTTTCGATGCAGATCGAAGGCGAATACCTGTTCCGATCCAACTTGTCCCACGCCATCACGGCAGTGATGACCGCGACCACCGCCGTCCTGGCCACGCTGGTGATCATGGGGTTGGCGATGCGACACGTTTTATCGGTCTCCACCGCCGTGAAGTACGTCGCCGCAGCATCGTTTTGGATCTATCTGGTTCACCACCCAATTTTGGGCCTGGCCCATATCGATTTGAAGTGGTTCGCCACCGGATTCAGCCCGGTGGCGAAAATGATATTCGCGGCCACCATCAGCGTGGCGTTTTCGATCGCCACCTACGAAGGACTCGTGCGACGAACCCGGCTGGGAAAGATTCTGGGGTTCCAATACTCGCTGCCTAGCGAACGATCCGACGCCGCGACGGGCCAGCAGCTTGCTGAATCGGAAATCGAAAACTCACCGACGATTCGCCGCGATGAAGATGAATCGGACGCTACGATTTCGATCCCCTGGGGACGCGGCAGCCTGAATCCTGGCACCCAAGAATCGGGGGCGATGGATCCCGACTCGACAAATTCGGACGACTCCACCGCCGCCCCGGGGCATGGTTCAGGCGTCGGTCTGCCGATCCGCCGGAGTCAGAACATTCCTCCCCGACGCGCCGCATAG
- the hisS gene encoding histidine--tRNA ligase — protein sequence MIQPRTLKGFRDYLPAVMMPREQMMQTARDTFRSFGFAPIDTPVLEYLEILSGKGSDETDRQIYRFQDNGGRDVGMRFDLTVPLARFAAQHIGTLGTPFKRYHIAPVWRGENPQAGRYREFVQCDFDTIGTLSVLADIEAVAVINQLLEAIGFDRFTISVNNRTILTGLLDQFGLADKSVPVLRSLDKLTKIGREKTHEEMCRVAEIDAAQADAVLALAQCDGDAESVLAQLPEITSGNPIAAEGIQRLTEIYRGALASGVPARRLKLDVSIARGLDYYTGVIFETTLDDLPEIGSVCSGGRYDNLAGLYTKQHLPGIGASLGLDRLLAAMEQLKLLPEASTPAPLLITNFDHSHRDDYLQMAAHLRAAGIGVEVYPDTKKLGAQLKYADRRGFTAVIVAGGNEWDENRCQLKTLATKETTDVAYTHQDPAALVAAIQSVLSASATSPGSRSAAADGSPAGS from the coding sequence TTGATCCAACCCCGCACGCTGAAGGGCTTTCGCGACTACTTGCCGGCTGTGATGATGCCGCGGGAACAGATGATGCAAACCGCGCGCGACACATTTCGCTCGTTTGGTTTTGCACCCATTGATACGCCGGTGTTGGAATACCTAGAAATCTTGTCGGGCAAAGGCAGCGACGAAACGGATCGTCAGATTTACCGGTTCCAGGACAACGGCGGCCGCGACGTCGGAATGCGATTCGACCTGACCGTCCCGCTGGCTCGATTCGCAGCCCAGCACATCGGCACCCTTGGGACTCCCTTCAAACGCTATCACATCGCGCCGGTTTGGCGTGGCGAGAATCCGCAGGCCGGCCGCTATCGCGAGTTCGTCCAATGTGACTTCGACACGATCGGAACACTATCGGTTCTGGCGGACATCGAAGCCGTTGCCGTGATCAACCAACTGCTTGAAGCAATTGGATTTGATCGCTTCACCATCAGCGTCAACAATCGCACCATCCTGACCGGGCTGCTGGACCAATTCGGGTTAGCCGACAAGTCGGTGCCGGTGCTTCGCAGCCTGGATAAACTGACCAAAATCGGTCGAGAGAAAACGCACGAAGAAATGTGCCGCGTGGCGGAGATCGATGCGGCCCAAGCCGACGCGGTGCTGGCGTTGGCTCAGTGCGACGGCGACGCCGAATCGGTGCTCGCTCAATTGCCCGAAATCACCTCTGGCAACCCAATCGCCGCCGAGGGAATTCAGCGACTGACCGAAATCTACCGCGGGGCACTGGCGTCCGGCGTACCGGCAAGACGTCTAAAACTGGACGTATCGATTGCTCGCGGACTGGACTATTACACCGGCGTCATCTTTGAAACGACGCTAGACGATTTGCCTGAAATTGGCAGCGTCTGCAGTGGTGGCCGCTACGACAACTTGGCAGGCCTGTACACCAAACAGCACCTCCCCGGAATCGGCGCGTCGTTGGGGTTGGATCGATTGTTGGCTGCGATGGAGCAGCTAAAGTTGCTGCCCGAGGCGTCGACTCCCGCACCGCTGCTGATCACGAATTTTGATCACTCGCACCGCGACGACTATCTGCAGATGGCCGCACACCTGCGTGCGGCGGGCATCGGCGTGGAGGTCTATCCGGACACGAAAAAACTGGGTGCCCAGCTGAAGTACGCTGACCGACGTGGATTCACTGCCGTGATCGTTGCCGGCGGGAACGAGTGGGACGAAAATCGCTGTCAGCTGAAGACACTGGCGACCAAAGAAACCACCGATGTCGCCTACACCCACCAAGATCCCGCGGCACTTGTGGCCGCGATTCAATCGGTGCTCAGCGCGTCGGCAACATCGCCTGGTTCACGCTCGGCCGCAGCCGACGGTTCCCCCGCAGGCAGCTGA
- a CDS encoding M16 family metallopeptidase, translated as MDGATEVSPVKVTEIEGISEYQLENGVRVLLYPDDSKEVVTVNMTIFVGSRHEGYGEAGMAHLLEHMLFKGTPMHPDIPKALKERGAGNSMNGTTWTDRTNYYETLPAVGDNLEFAIRLEADRLVNSFIRGEDLEKEMTVVRNEFESGENSPIRVLMQRIQSGAYDWHNYGRSTIGNRSDIERVPVVRLRKFYRKFYRPDNVMVTLAGKFDPDEALQYVQKYFGSLHKPDEPIDDTYTTEPAQDGERTVVLRRVGEIQLAGTAYHIPSSSHPDFAAVKALVYILGDEPSGRLYKQMVQTEIASNVYAMANAFTEPGLFMALAEVNVDKSIEAARVKLIDVMEESFATDPITQQELDRAVQQILKHRELAAGDSDKVAVSLSDWAAQGDWRLYFLFRDNVEALTLDQVQRVAQKYFVRNNRTVGLFIPSETSDRIEVPEAPDLKTVFKDYKGRAAIAAGEQFDPSPDAIEARTQRGDLVGGIQYALLPKKTRGETVSLMLTLRFGTADTLKDKIGAVELLGIVMSRGTDKLDYTELQDELTRLRAELSLNTTVGLMQLSVKTKREFLPEVIGLIGDIVRRPRLDATELDVLKRQIVTSLQKSTTDPQALAPRSVRRTLSPYGPDDIRYVQTLEEEIAMYSAVEIDELKQLHADFFSNQAGELSVVGDFDAEEVKRLMKAELTDWDTDIAYVRVDRDPHPELPGSTDIIETPDKANAVYYTSQQYALADDQPEYASLVLGNFILGGGSLSSRLGDRVRQQEGLSYGVRSGLSARAKDGRVDFTIYAITNPENKDRLTEVLLEEIDRIRDQGITEDELEKAKVSYLQSARVRRVADASLAGELLSTMFNDRTMEYYAAHDRQIQDATVESVNEAIRKYIHPGKLVTAVAGDFAAASTARAEQEAAE; from the coding sequence GTGGATGGAGCTACCGAAGTTAGCCCTGTGAAGGTCACCGAAATCGAAGGCATTTCGGAATACCAGCTTGAAAATGGCGTTCGCGTGCTGTTGTACCCCGACGACAGCAAAGAAGTCGTGACGGTCAACATGACTATCTTTGTCGGTTCACGCCACGAAGGATACGGCGAAGCCGGCATGGCTCACCTGTTGGAACACATGTTGTTCAAGGGCACGCCGATGCATCCGGATATCCCCAAAGCGTTGAAAGAACGCGGTGCGGGCAATTCGATGAACGGGACCACCTGGACCGACCGCACCAACTATTACGAGACGCTACCCGCGGTCGGCGACAACCTGGAATTCGCGATCCGGCTAGAAGCTGACCGATTGGTCAACAGCTTCATTCGCGGCGAAGATCTTGAAAAAGAGATGACCGTCGTGCGGAACGAATTCGAAAGTGGCGAAAATTCGCCCATCCGAGTGCTGATGCAGCGGATCCAATCCGGTGCCTACGATTGGCACAACTACGGCCGTTCGACCATCGGTAACCGCAGCGATATCGAACGTGTGCCAGTCGTACGGCTGAGAAAGTTTTATCGCAAATTTTACCGGCCAGACAACGTCATGGTCACCTTGGCCGGCAAATTTGATCCCGACGAAGCGCTTCAGTACGTGCAAAAGTACTTCGGTTCGCTGCACAAACCGGATGAACCGATCGACGACACCTACACCACCGAACCTGCCCAGGATGGGGAACGCACCGTCGTGCTTCGCCGCGTCGGTGAAATCCAATTGGCTGGCACGGCCTATCACATTCCGTCCAGCAGCCACCCCGATTTTGCGGCTGTGAAGGCCTTGGTCTACATCCTGGGTGATGAACCGAGTGGCCGACTGTACAAACAGATGGTCCAAACGGAAATCGCGTCGAATGTCTATGCGATGGCCAACGCGTTCACCGAACCAGGCCTGTTCATGGCCTTGGCCGAAGTCAACGTCGACAAGTCGATCGAGGCTGCTCGGGTCAAGTTGATCGATGTGATGGAAGAATCATTCGCCACCGATCCCATCACCCAACAGGAACTGGACCGTGCGGTCCAACAGATCCTGAAACATCGCGAATTGGCCGCCGGGGACTCGGACAAAGTCGCCGTCAGCCTTAGCGACTGGGCCGCCCAAGGCGATTGGCGTTTGTATTTCCTGTTCCGCGATAATGTCGAAGCATTGACGTTGGATCAGGTTCAACGCGTGGCCCAAAAGTACTTTGTGCGAAACAACCGAACGGTCGGCTTGTTCATCCCGAGCGAAACGTCGGACCGTATCGAAGTTCCCGAAGCCCCCGATTTAAAGACCGTTTTCAAGGATTACAAGGGGCGAGCAGCGATTGCTGCGGGCGAACAATTCGACCCATCGCCGGACGCCATCGAAGCTCGTACCCAGCGTGGCGATCTGGTTGGCGGAATCCAATACGCGTTGTTGCCCAAGAAGACACGCGGCGAAACGGTTTCCTTGATGCTGACCCTTCGATTCGGGACCGCCGATACGTTGAAGGATAAAATCGGTGCCGTCGAACTGCTTGGCATCGTGATGTCACGTGGGACCGACAAACTGGACTACACCGAACTGCAAGACGAACTGACTCGGCTGCGGGCCGAACTGTCGCTCAACACGACCGTCGGACTGATGCAATTGAGCGTCAAAACGAAACGTGAGTTCCTGCCCGAAGTGATCGGATTGATCGGTGACATCGTGCGTCGCCCTCGATTGGATGCGACGGAACTGGACGTGCTGAAACGCCAAATCGTCACCAGTTTGCAAAAGAGCACGACGGATCCACAAGCTTTGGCGCCGCGCAGTGTTCGACGGACGCTATCACCCTATGGGCCTGATGACATCCGATACGTGCAAACGCTGGAAGAAGAAATTGCGATGTATTCGGCCGTCGAAATCGACGAACTGAAACAACTGCACGCGGACTTTTTCAGCAACCAAGCGGGTGAACTGTCGGTTGTTGGCGACTTTGATGCCGAAGAAGTCAAACGACTGATGAAGGCGGAATTGACCGACTGGGATACCGACATCGCGTACGTGCGAGTCGACCGGGATCCGCATCCGGAACTGCCTGGATCGACCGACATCATCGAAACGCCAGACAAAGCGAACGCGGTCTATTACACCAGCCAACAGTACGCCTTGGCTGACGATCAGCCCGAGTATGCTTCGCTGGTCCTGGGGAACTTCATCCTCGGTGGTGGATCGCTCAGCAGCCGTCTGGGGGATCGAGTTCGCCAACAAGAAGGTTTGTCGTACGGTGTCCGCAGCGGATTGTCCGCGAGAGCCAAGGATGGACGTGTCGATTTTACGATCTACGCGATCACCAACCCTGAAAACAAGGATCGTTTGACGGAGGTTCTGCTGGAAGAAATCGATCGAATTCGTGACCAGGGAATCACCGAAGACGAACTGGAGAAGGCGAAAGTGTCGTACCTGCAGTCCGCTCGAGTTCGTCGTGTCGCCGACGCTTCGTTAGCCGGTGAACTGCTCAGCACGATGTTCAACGACCGAACGATGGAGTACTACGCGGCCCACGATCGCCAGATCCAGGATGCCACCGTCGAAAGCGTCAACGAGGCGATTCGCAAGTACATCCATCCTGGCAAGTTGGTGACAGCAGTAGCCGGCGACTTTGCCGCAGCATCCACGGCACGAGCCGAACAGGAAGCTGCAGAGTAG
- a CDS encoding alpha/beta hydrolase, whose amino-acid sequence MSNDDSSSAGKPATSTGAESERLKSRPQRPEMHQPTKRRTGRKKHKVVRSRGARLAISIVRIVILGYISILVALVFMEDRLVYPGAYMDDDFTTTSESPVKTVTYDSPGKITLAGRLVERTGSGNVVLFFHGNATKAKWLDRWLMQLSDTFDATVMAAEYRGFEDDVTPSERGVLEDCFAARDFLCQRYSIQPTDIILYGRSLGGGCAVALASRGGAKALILESTFDRLYKVASDRYPFVPTQLLMRNRFDSTARLTNYTGPLIQIHGTDDTIIAFDRGRALFDSSHSKQRHFIEIEGVDHNDAMPRRVITEAAEMLDQWSSDQLPAGEPSAAAEREPGDVADALSTD is encoded by the coding sequence ATGTCGAACGATGATTCATCTTCCGCAGGCAAGCCTGCGACCTCCACCGGCGCTGAATCGGAACGGCTAAAATCCAGACCGCAGCGGCCCGAAATGCACCAGCCGACAAAGCGGCGAACAGGACGCAAAAAGCACAAGGTCGTTCGCAGTCGCGGCGCTCGGCTGGCGATCTCGATCGTGCGGATCGTGATCCTGGGTTACATCTCGATTTTGGTCGCGCTGGTCTTCATGGAAGATCGGTTGGTGTATCCGGGCGCCTACATGGACGACGATTTCACCACGACCAGCGAATCGCCCGTGAAAACGGTTACCTATGATTCGCCAGGAAAGATCACTCTGGCCGGCCGATTGGTCGAACGGACCGGAAGCGGCAACGTGGTTTTGTTTTTCCACGGCAACGCGACCAAAGCCAAGTGGTTGGACCGTTGGCTGATGCAGCTGTCCGATACATTCGATGCCACGGTGATGGCGGCGGAGTACCGTGGTTTCGAAGACGATGTCACCCCGTCCGAACGCGGCGTGTTGGAGGATTGTTTTGCGGCACGCGACTTCCTTTGTCAGCGATACTCGATCCAGCCCACCGATATCATTTTGTACGGAAGATCGCTGGGGGGCGGATGTGCTGTCGCATTGGCCAGTCGCGGTGGCGCCAAGGCGTTGATTCTAGAGAGCACCTTTGACCGTTTATACAAAGTTGCCTCGGACCGATATCCGTTCGTGCCAACTCAATTGCTGATGCGAAACCGATTCGATTCGACTGCACGGCTAACGAACTACACCGGTCCCCTGATCCAAATCCACGGAACCGACGATACGATCATCGCGTTTGATCGTGGACGGGCGCTGTTCGATTCGTCGCATTCCAAGCAGCGGCACTTCATCGAAATCGAGGGAGTCGATCACAACGATGCGATGCCGCGACGGGTGATTACCGAAGCGGCGGAAATGCTAGATCAGTGGAGCTCCGATCAGCTGCCTGCGGGGGAACCGTCGGCTGCGGCCGAGCGTGAACCAGGCGATGTTGCCGACGCGCTGAGCACCGATTGA
- a CDS encoding YkgJ family cysteine cluster protein — translation MSVISPPTKRRRSDYPKGENLCEHCTAKCCHYFALAIDEPVERRDFDFMRWYLLHDRASLFVDDETWYLLVHTTCKHLRDDYMCGIYETRPQICRDYTTAECEFEDDWCYEKYFESPEQIDEYADALFGPQFPEPGRKKEHLLRSRKPSGLPIA, via the coding sequence ATGTCCGTCATTTCGCCTCCGACCAAGCGCCGCCGCAGCGATTATCCCAAAGGCGAAAATCTGTGCGAACACTGCACCGCCAAGTGCTGTCACTATTTCGCATTGGCGATCGACGAACCCGTGGAACGTCGCGACTTTGATTTCATGCGTTGGTACCTGTTGCACGACCGGGCCAGCCTGTTTGTGGACGACGAAACCTGGTACCTGCTGGTCCACACGACCTGCAAACACCTGCGTGACGACTACATGTGCGGGATCTACGAAACGCGTCCCCAAATTTGCCGTGACTACACCACCGCCGAATGCGAATTCGAAGACGATTGGTGCTACGAAAAGTACTTTGAAAGCCCCGAACAGATCGATGAATACGCCGACGCTCTGTTCGGGCCTCAGTTTCCAGAGCCCGGTCGCAAGAAAGAACATTTGCTGCGAAGCCGGAAACCATCGGGACTTCCGATCGCCTAG
- a CDS encoding Rieske (2Fe-2S) protein, whose amino-acid sequence MNHQWTPVAQASEIADGEAIEVVVGEQILAIFRSDGQWFAMDGMCAHQGGPIAQGKVADGCVTCPWHGWQYDLATGIQTINRQPLMQTFPIREVDGTIEVELEK is encoded by the coding sequence ATGAATCATCAATGGACCCCTGTTGCCCAAGCAAGTGAGATCGCCGATGGCGAGGCGATCGAGGTCGTGGTCGGCGAACAGATCTTGGCGATCTTTCGTTCCGATGGGCAATGGTTTGCCATGGACGGGATGTGCGCGCATCAAGGCGGGCCGATCGCCCAAGGAAAGGTTGCCGATGGCTGTGTCACCTGTCCGTGGCACGGGTGGCAATACGATCTGGCGACTGGCATTCAAACCATCAATCGACAACCGTTGATGCAAACTTTCCCGATCCGCGAAGTCGACGGAACGATCGAAGTCGAACTAGAAAAGTAG